A single region of the Diadema setosum chromosome 14, eeDiaSeto1, whole genome shotgun sequence genome encodes:
- the LOC140237845 gene encoding uncharacterized protein, whose product MSAVQPPAKIVLKSTTKLTLNDRFTKLIKLQPTSPTGRKAAMRQESQVSQANRRLAQQMQNRPSVRAALGLAPAQPKPQPQKQSVQARLGTSASTSSIQQRLGTVRGGLGPRGRGGLHGRGAMRGVGISARMGTMRGGRGMMRGTMRAAMMNQGEPMVGRGRGRGFMMKRAMLAQKQQMRGRGVRGVGPRGVGGRGMGARGMGARGMMMKRGMAGGFRGQGVMGGTMRGRGRGRGMAQGQGDGTMARGRFRGQGMNRGAVRGMRRGGLNQRGRGMRGRGRGMTRARGAGRGAGRGAGRGAQNPQMTKEQLDNQLDAYMSNTKYSLDAELDAYMAESGV is encoded by the exons ATGAGTGCCGTTCAGCCCCCTGCTAAAATTGTGCTCAAAAGCACGACTAAGCTCACTCTCAATGATCG GTTCACCAAGCTGATCAAGCTGCAGCCGACATCCCCGACGGGGCGCAAGGCGGCCATGCGCCAGGAGTCGCAGGTGTCCCAGGCCAACCGCCGACTGGCCCAGCAGATGCAGAACCGGCCATCAGTGAGAGCTGCTCTGGGTTTGGCTCCAGCTCAACCA AAACCACAGCCACAGAAGCAGAGTGTACAGGCAAGACTGGGGACCAGCGCATCAACTAGCAGCATTCAGCAACGCCTGGGGACAGTGCGGGGTGGATTGGGGCCAAGGGGCAGGGGTGGCTTACACGGTAGAGGGGCCATGCGGGGTGTGGGCATCTCGGCCAGGATGGGGACCATGAGGGGTGGTAGGGGGATGATGAGGGGAACGATGAGGGCAGCCATGATGAATCAAGGTGAGCCTATGGTGGGCAGGGGGAGAGGGCGGGGCTTCATGATGAAGAGGGCGATGTTGGCTCAGAAGCAGCAGATGCGAGGCAGGGGAGTCAGGGGAGTGGGACCCAGGGGGGTTGGAGGCAGGGGCATGGGAGCCAGGGGCATGGGAGCCAGggggatgatgatgaagagggGGATGGCAGGAGGGTTCAGGGGTCAGGGGGTGATGGGAGGCACCATGAGGGGACGCGGGAGGGGGCGGGGCATGGCCCAGGGGCAGGGTGACGGCACCATGGCACGAGGACGATTCCGAGGTCAAGGGATGAACCGTGGAGCTGTCCGAGGAATGAGAAGAG GAGGCTTAAACCAGCGTGGACGCGGCATGCGGGGCCGCGGCCGGGGCATGACCAGGGCCCGAGGGGCTGGCCGCGGGGCTGGACGTGGGGCTGGACGCGGGGCCCAAAATCCACAGATGACGAAAGAGCAGCTTGACAACCAGCTGGATGCGTACATGTCCAACACCAAATACAGCCTTGATGCCGAGCTGGATGCGTACATGGCTGAATCTGGTGTCTGA
- the LOC140237992 gene encoding uncharacterized protein: MLGTVSTRHSTTMFDEIGRRESGREERGEEGRYSKERSRTGSESTMDFDVSTSISRSSSSSIGTADDLETSATIGNNSLSSSHLRSTDSQQSQGNIQTETVVEVSEMITATDSSGFKSTMYKVVIESTSISFHLPSSCVWRTYSDFAWLRRRLVSSSSLIKRKIPDLPSRNLLNLFDKDFAETRRAGLKEFLEKVVAERSFLSDAAVHLFLQSTLHVEEIQAWLDRKVDDPVSELVQRGKELVTNGNVTSL, translated from the exons ATGCTTGGCACTGTTAGTACTAGACATTCTACTACGATGTTCGACGAAATCGGGCGACGCGAAAGCGGGAGAGAGGAGCGCGGAGAGGAAGGGCGTTACTCGAAGGAGAGGAGTCGAACGGGCAGCGAGTCGACCATGGATTTTGATGTCAGCACGTCGATTAGTCgaagtagcagcagcagcattgGGACTGCAGATGATCTGGAAACTTCTGCGACAATTGGCAATAACTCGCTCTCATCGAGTCACTTAAGGTCGACCGACTCTCAACAAAGTCAAGGAAACATACAG ACAGAGACAGTTGTGGAAGTATCAGAAATGATTACGGCAACAGACAGCTCGGGATTTAAATCCACCATGTACAAAGTTGTTATCGAG TCTACCAGTATCTCCTTCCACCTCCCATCGTCGTGTGTCTGGAGGACGTACTCTGACTTCGCCTGGCTGCGGAGACGTCTCGTCAGCAGTTCTTCACTCATTAAGAG aaaaatacCAGATCTTCCCTCCAGAAATCTTCTTAACCTCTTTGACAAGGACTTTGCTGAAACGAGAAGAGCTGGTCTCAAGGAATTCTTAGAAAA AGTTGTTGCTGAGCGGTCATTCCTATCGGATGCAGCGGTCCACCTCTTCCTTCAGTCCACTCTCCACGTGGAGGAAATCCAGGCGTGGCTGGACAGAAAGGTGGACGATCCGGTATCGGAACTGGTCCAGAGGGGCAAGGAGCTTGTCACCAACGGCAACGTTACATCGCTATGA